A DNA window from Sporosarcina sp. ANT_H38 contains the following coding sequences:
- a CDS encoding PilX N-terminal domain-containing pilus assembly protein yields MRKLQKRNHLQTNNSGFTLVAVLMVLVVLTVLGLSILMITSNFVKITAGERDDQSVFYVAESGVVDKVYDINEVVKVAFQTVKTIYNNLPIIEKSTFDFVGRFYSEVVSKVDLSPRTMSSFESSFGNNPLASITVTLKSTNPPVFEIESVGTIGNKNRTVSQEVKVFLEPSLIEGPGISGNMALYVSKTIRLDGSVKIHGDAGTKSNNPGDVTFSGGGAVTGKVIQGVGNFVELPPFPRFPIYNIPKNQEIMNSNGNKTDLVKDGKLLIGNYITNGYTLNMSSNMEFKEILLNENNTLIINVGDTNREIVVDHLNMTNGHIKIIGAGKLTIYVKNKMTMGSGSTINSNTGDVEKLQVYQKGSSPINLSGSQKIFGSLFAESANINIGAGGGFHGNIISGGTEVKVDGGASVNTQLFLVPNAKFTLAGGGNIKGSIIADSFIGTGGGSVTYDVISPGIGSGSSIKDYGNGENLILKKQLIEK; encoded by the coding sequence TTGAGGAAATTGCAAAAAAGAAATCATCTTCAAACCAACAATAGTGGATTCACCCTTGTTGCTGTATTAATGGTACTTGTGGTTTTAACTGTCCTTGGACTAAGTATTCTGATGATCACTTCGAACTTTGTGAAAATAACGGCGGGAGAGCGGGATGATCAATCTGTATTTTATGTTGCGGAATCCGGTGTTGTTGATAAAGTCTATGATATTAATGAAGTTGTAAAAGTCGCATTCCAAACTGTAAAAACAATATACAATAACTTGCCAATTATTGAAAAATCAACATTCGATTTCGTAGGAAGATTCTACTCGGAAGTCGTGTCCAAGGTAGATTTATCACCTCGAACAATGTCGTCATTTGAGTCAAGCTTCGGTAATAATCCTTTAGCTTCGATAACAGTGACACTAAAGAGTACCAACCCACCGGTATTTGAAATTGAATCTGTAGGGACGATTGGCAATAAAAATCGCACAGTTTCACAGGAAGTTAAAGTTTTTTTAGAGCCGAGTTTGATTGAGGGGCCGGGGATTTCAGGAAATATGGCGTTATATGTTAGTAAGACTATCAGATTAGATGGAAGTGTAAAGATACACGGAGATGCTGGTACGAAATCTAATAATCCTGGTGATGTGACATTTAGTGGAGGAGGAGCGGTTACCGGTAAAGTGATTCAAGGTGTGGGGAATTTTGTTGAATTACCACCGTTTCCTAGATTCCCTATATATAATATACCGAAAAATCAGGAAATTATGAACAGTAATGGGAATAAGACTGATTTAGTAAAAGACGGAAAGTTATTGATAGGAAACTATATAACAAATGGATATACACTGAATATGAGTAGCAATATGGAATTTAAGGAAATACTCCTTAACGAAAATAATACACTAATAATTAATGTAGGAGATACTAATAGAGAGATTGTGGTTGATCATCTAAATATGACTAATGGACATATTAAAATAATTGGCGCCGGAAAACTAACTATTTATGTAAAAAATAAAATGACAATGGGATCAGGAAGTACAATAAACAGCAATACTGGTGATGTAGAAAAGTTGCAAGTTTATCAAAAAGGTTCTAGTCCAATAAATTTAAGTGGATCCCAAAAAATATTTGGATCACTCTTCGCAGAAAGTGCAAATATTAATATCGGTGCTGGTGGAGGTTTTCACGGGAATATTATTTCTGGAGGTACTGAAGTAAAAGTGGATGGTGGAGCAAGTGTGAACACTCAATTATTCTTGGTGCCTAATGCTAAATTTACTTTAGCTGGTGGTGGAAATATTAAAGGTTCGATTATTGCAGATTCGTTTATTGGAACAGGGGGTGGGTCTGTTACTTACGATGTTATAAGTCCGGGTATCGGGTCTGGTAGTTCGATAAAGGACTATGGTAATGGAGAAAATTTAATCCTTAAGAAACAGTTAATTGAGAAATAG
- a CDS encoding PilW family protein, with amino-acid sequence MRKYLNNEKGLTLVEILAVLIIGSIIMLLISNVHLFGQKQYKSQSEKSRHLYDVTYAAKVITKEIRKVDESGIANVDSKRDHIKLTSVIEYKYNSANKSIENKDGTILVKDIENFVAERLDNQVDLEIISKTGEKVKTKIVLRKGD; translated from the coding sequence ATGAGGAAATATCTGAACAATGAAAAAGGACTAACCTTAGTTGAAATCCTTGCCGTACTAATTATTGGCTCAATTATTATGCTATTAATTTCAAACGTTCATTTATTTGGCCAGAAACAATATAAAAGCCAATCAGAAAAATCAAGACATTTATACGATGTTACCTATGCGGCGAAAGTGATTACCAAAGAAATTAGGAAAGTTGATGAGAGTGGCATAGCAAATGTTGATTCAAAGCGTGATCATATCAAATTGACAAGTGTTATTGAGTATAAATATAATAGTGCGAATAAATCTATTGAAAATAAAGATGGAACGATTTTAGTTAAGGATATTGAAAATTTTGTTGCTGAGAGGTTAGATAATCAAGTAGATCTCGAGATTATTAGTAAAACCGGTGAAAAAGTTAAAACTAAGATCGTATTAAGAAAGGGTGATTAA